The Scleropages formosus chromosome 15, fSclFor1.1, whole genome shotgun sequence genomic sequence AGGGCTgtcacctctctctctctctctctctctctctctctctctctctctctctctctctctctctctctctctctcactacgCTCCAGGGACCCTGCCGACGTGGTGGCAGAGTGTGATCCAGCCTTGACCTCCAGCACAGTCAGCGAGCTGGCCGAGGCACGCAGGACCACCTACCTCTCTGGACGGTGGATCTGGGATGACCAGAATGGCGAGACAAGCATCAGCATCACAGGCCCAAGGGTTACATTGCCTAGCAATGGGGACTGCTCTGCCTACTATAGCTGGgttgaggagaagaaaaccAGCCAAGAGCCTGGTATGATTGAGTCTTGTGACATCATCCATGTGATGAGACTTTGGTTCACCACAGTATGGATTGTTAAATCACAGTCGTCAACGGGGGTTCATTATAAGGGATACCAAGGAGTGGTAGATGAAGGTTGTGAAACTAGTATTGGTATTACTTTAAGTCAAATGTGGAAAGTGCTAGTATGTAACTTAcatgaaatactgtacatagctTTGACCCATCTGGACATCTGGAAGGGGCATtatgtaaaaatgctgtttgtacATTACAGTTTAGCATTCAACACTATAATCCCCTCCAAACTTATGCAGTTGGAGGATCCGTGAGTTCGCCCGTCCATGTGTCAGTGGATCTCTAACTTCCTTACAGACAGACCACAAGTAGTACGAGTGGACAGACATatttcaccccccccaccttgaGCACTGAAGCCCCCCAGGGCTGTGTCCTGATTCCCTTGCTGTAGTTCCTGTACATTTATGACTCTGTGGCCACTTCCAACTCTACAATCATTGTTAAGTTTGCTGCCGACACTGTCGTGATGGGCTGGGTCTCTGATAACGAGAAGGCCTACCTGGAGGAGATTAGGAACCTGGAGAATTGGTGCCAGGAAAACAATCTCATCCTGaaagtcaacaaaacaaaggagctgATAGTAGACTTCAACCAAAAGCAGGACAGGAGCTAGCACCGCCTTGAAATCAACAGGGCCACAGTGGAGAGGGTGGATACTGTCTGCTACCTTGGTATTCACATCACAAATGACCTGTTGTGGTCGCATCACATCAACACAAAGAAGGCCCATCAGTGTCTTTACCTTTTAAACTTTTAAGAGACTTCAAACTGCCCTCTAGGGTGCTGaggaatttttacatttgcaccATCAAGAGCATCCTGACGGGAAGCATCTCTGCCTGGTTTGGGAACAACATCCCGTAGGACAGGCCGGGTCTACAGAGGGTGGTGCGATCAGACGAGCGCAATATCTGCActgagctccctgacctgcagtctgTTTACAGCAAGCGATGCTGGAccaaggccaggaagatagTGACAGACCTCAGCCATCCGAAAAATTGACTTTTCTCCCTGCTTGGGGTCAGGGAAGCGTTTTCACTCCCTAAAGGCcagcacagagagaatgaggaggaacTTTGTCCCGCATGCCATTCAAGCTCTTAACCAGCATAAAATCATCATGTAGTTAGACTGGTCTGCATGCACAAGGAGCACTAATTGAGCCAAATATTGCTCAGATTCCCCCCCATTGTACacattgcacttttatttaacctttaatattggactACACATTTGTATCCTACTTTATTATTCTTTCCTATTTTCATATGTTCATAATTTCTATTTGTATTGCCTTTATTCATCTGTACTGCAGACAgtcagaaaagcatttcactgcacgttgtcctaagtatggttgtgtatgtgacaaaactGATTACGTTTTTCCcataaaatgtaatgtgctgTACACTTGTTCCTGATTCTTCAGAGCTGGACCATATCAACCCTGCTCATACAATCAGTGCAGCCCTGTGCTATGCCACACAGCTTATCAACATCCTCTCTCATATCCTCAACGTCAGCCTTCCCAAGAAGCTCTGCAACAGGTATGTACTGACCATGTTTGAATTTCACTACTTCTTAGCTGTAACTGACATTAGTCTACCCACTGGAGGTCTTAATTTCCCTTGGAACTTTTCTGTCCTTTTGATCAGAATATTTAAGTTGCTTTCTCCATCACTTTGGCTTCTCAttggttgttattattatcattattattaatatttttttatagagcgctcttctcacgcagtgacacagagcgctttaacacagacatagggcaagaaaaacagatacaaacaaagaagacgatcaattaatggctaccataatgaagaacttattatagagctataagtatacctactggccaccggggaaaggaacaaaaactcccaactgaaagttgagggagaaaaaacctctgggggtccacaggccagtggtagcccacccctcctgagcattctagaaaataacaatttgtaagacagtgtttaacaagtaattataatgttggtgaatggcatcttggatccccgactcggcatgaAACGTCttgatcgtcacggcagatggacatcatcctctgtcagcatgggattcgtctgtcatcactggccagcctcctcaggtcttatgtagcgaggtagtgctcaacgagaagataggacagagttagtaatttgttacttaagtaaatttaaaatgcatttttgtaaaggtgataaataaccaaggcaggttgaattacattacgaggtggaatgcctgagtgaacatatgaGTCTTAaatcgggatttgaaaacagaaatagacggggcatttctgacagtaactggtagactattccacagtttaggtgctctataactaaaggcgcgaccttctactgaggtcttattgatcacaggtactttaaggtaacctgcatctaatgaacggagatattgtcctgggatataaagattaatgatctcgcaaaggtaagccagagcaatgccatgtattgccttataggtcaaaagtaggattttataatcaactctataaagagaccgggagccagtGCAAGGctttaagtaccagtgttatatggtcgtacttcctagttctagtaacagttctcacagcagcattttgtaccaactgtagcctggatacagtctggtacggacaacccaacaataaagcattactagtaatccagcctgctggaaacaaaagcatgaaccagtttctcagaaacccgtctacaaaggaatcgccgcattttagctatgcttcttaattgaaggaagcacgacttagtcaaagcatttacatgcgatacaaatgacagctttccatccagcaggacacccaaatccttgacacaatcggtacgcttgaaggtaataccatttgttgtaaagattgacgtgattgtgtcaagagttttagcattaccacccaccacaaggacctctgttttactggcatttagagattaaaaaaaaaaaaatttcactcatccataattttatactggtaaaacaattaacgacaccacatgtgatggatcatcatgcttgaacgatacataaagctgtgtgtcatcagcatatgaatggaaattaacattgtgcttgtgaataatatcacccagtggtaacatataaagtgagaaaagtaatggacccagcacggagccctgcggcacaccatactgaaccgtagtagagatggacgtgGTAGTGTTgtcggatttcaatacaaattgttcacggtttgctaaatacgattctatgtgaaattgtaaattgctgGACTCATAACTTCCATGTACCAATTTTTCTAACATGTGTAATGTCTCAACAGTGAGTTCTGTGGTGAGAGTCTCAGCCGCTACAGGTTCACCCAAGCCCTCAATAAACTGAACACCAACATCCTTCATCTTTGCTTTTCCCAGGTACCCATGGCACTCATCCATAATGTACTATTACTGCTTTGCGTGTCTTTCATATGACATTGGGTAATTCACATTGTACAGTAGTATGAAACTTGGGCCTGCTCTTACTATTGGTACATTGTACCATAACTTACCTGACTGCCATTAATATTGCAGTAATGTTTCATACTTAAACATTAAATCTATTTTGTGCTTAGCACagtatcattttaaaatggccttttttgttattgtaaaaCATTGATATTCTTTTGTCCTGTCATTAGAATGATATAATCTTGACTGACAAATGTATGTTAGTATTAGTTCTTCTCTGTTGACAGGTTCACTGAGAAACACCCTTTTTCACTTAAGTATAccaaagtttaatttttggttttgtgtgtgtgttttaatggtgtgtttttttgggggggcggCATTCTGCCAGCATGTTAAAAGTGAACTACTCCACCCTCATCATACCCTAAGGAACATCATGTTTCTGGTTTCCCCTGAAAACAAAGACCTGGGCAGGTAAGTGGAAATTTAATTCATTGGGTTCATACGTGTTAGATATTGGTCTGAGGAATCCTCTTTGGGAAGAGTctctttcaaaatgttcataaaCCATTGTGCAGTTCATATTATGACatctttgcaaacatttttttaatacgtTTCAAGCAAAATTCTACAAACTTATTTTACTGGGTGTTATCAACGGAATGCAAACGAGTACCTGATGTGATTGCATGTGTAGGCTTCCCTCACACAATGTGGCATTTGTTACTGAACTCTTCTTCTGGTAAAAGCTCCTAAGACAGTTGATACtaatttaaatgggtaaaatgcaTTCCTGGGGCACACAAGTTTCCACATGCAGCATTCCTGCCTTGTTGAATAAACCTagacaaaattatttcaaaagcaaACACAGACTATTAGCCATTTCCAGGCATAGAACGCACATCTTCAGCTTCACTTTTACATGTTGAAAACTACTTGAAAGTAAAATCACATTCTCCTTTTTATAACtagtattttaatttaattagacTAGATTTTTTAATTAGATGTGTCCCTGCGTGAGAACTGCGCTCtgtaaaaaaattgaattttattcTGTTGTGTGGTACAACCATCAGCAGCATCCATCACTGACATTTCAGTGACTCTGAACTGGctctaaagtgtgtgtgtgtgtgtgtgtgtgtgtgtgtgtgtgtgtgtgtgtgtgtgtgtgtgtggtccatatgatggactgctgtccacTTCAGAGCGTAGCCTACCTGACACCTGTTTTCAGGATGATATCTGGACCACTGCAAAGTGCTAGTCCTTAGCTGCATTGTTTATCATGAAACACTTCAAagttttaaagctgtttttaaaggCATTATGTGAAGGTTATTATAATAACAGTAGAAGGAGTTGTAATCATTCTCAATGCTTGGTGAAAACTCACTGGCCCCCTGGGAAAAGTCCCAAACCCCTCAATGTTTATTGGATGAAGCGATCAGTGTCAGAGTGCAGTTGTTCTGCAAGTTTGTGTCCTCTCGTTCCCAGAACAAATGTCAGTTCAGGCACATCAATACATCGGATTTTAGAAGCACCATCCATATGTCCCCAGAAATGATGTATGAGTAGGTAGTGCCATAAAGGCGTATCTTATGAATTAACATTTTGTTGCTGAATACAAAGCGTTGGTCAGATGGGTACAGTTTTAGACATGATAAACCTGAAACTCAGGAAAAGGCACAGTAGTCCATCATCCTCCCTTGTCTCCCTCATTGCATTGTAAGAACAAGTGCCGATGCTCTTTTCAGTCATCAGTCCCCAGAACCCTTCCAGGAACATTGTCACCTAGGAGCTGTTCTGGCAAACTAGACAACTTTTCATGAGCAGTGATTTCCACATTGTTACCCTCCCATGTTTTTACTGTGCCTTAATGTGGAATTATGAATGCTGACTTTACCCAAGGTaaaaattaaagggaaaaaagaaagccCAAAGCTCCCTGCATGACCTATGAAATTTGTATTGGTCAGTTCCTGATTGATGGCTGACTGTAATTACACTGTTCATTACACCAATTTATCTTTTAAAAGTCTTTTAGGCATAGGCTATTGTGCAACAGTGTATGTACAAGTTACATTTCTGTGTCAGTGGGTCAGCTGCAGACATCTACCAGTGAAGCAGGGGTCCCCTTCCTTTTCTTTGTAATCTGTGCAGATCCTTTAGGCTCAGCACATTAGCACACGTGAGGTGTATGTATCTGGTTTTTCCCATCGCTTTCCACCTTTCAGAACAGGCCCCTTCGAGGTCAGTGCCGATCTGGAGGAATCCATGGAGTTTGTTGAGCCAGAAGTGTCTGGGCAGGCAGAGGAGAGTGGTGACGAGGTGGTGACGGACGATGAGACGgaccttgggacggactgggaGACAGTGCCCAGCCCCCGCTTCTGCGAGATCCCCTCGCAGTCCATGGACCTGTCACAGAGCACGGGCATGCAGGCTTCCCAGCCTGTCAGCGGTACTGGTGGCATGATCTCCTCGGCAGCTGCCTCTGTCAGCTCTTGGTTTCGCACATACACGGGTCAGCGCTGAGGGCTAAGCCTGCAGATGACTCGTGTGGCTGTTTACCACACCCCACTCAgcatttgccatttttttcaaaggCCATGTGTAATATGCTTAAATAGAAGAGGGGAAGGATGATTATTACCTTTTGTGAAAACTTTTCTTAAAAGAACTTGATATATCAACTATTGCTATGGTTTCTGGGAATGGTTGGGGActgaagattttttaaaaaaaaaaaaacagcccaacTGCTGCTCCttggaatgcttttttttttttttttttttttttttttttgaaacaaagGAAGGCAGAGTGCTGTGAGTGGGCTGCAGGAACATTTATTGCACCAGTATTCATGCTACATTTTGCCTAACCCAGTGCAAAACTGTCAAGCTGGAGGACCTTACATTGCCTTACATGGCCTGTTTTAAATGTTGTACCTGTCACCCTTACTGTTGTCATGGATACTTACTACTGACTTTAGCTGTAGCAACTgttggctgattttttttttccacttttttaaaaacctgacCAGTACTCTGCTCACTGTGTTTAGCTGCACCAATGTCAGTTTAATTCAGAACTTCATGTGAAACACTAGGACACATTGTGCAGACATTGCAAGATTTTGTATTGCTTGAATGAGTCAGCCACAGTAGTGCAGGGAGGTGAGCTACACATTCTTTTATTGCATAAGGTGGACTTTCAAGTGAAAGGCTTATTTTTGAACAGCCCTGTAAATTGACACTCCAAGTGCCACTGTTCTTATACAGCATCTGAGTGAACATTAAcaacaatgggggggggggggggggggtctctttTTGGATGTGCTGTTTGAATTCAGCAAAAGTGTGTTTGGGGGACAGTGATTTCCACTTcagatgttttatttgcttgtttcttAAATTGGTGTTAAAACTGCTGTATTCCAGAATGGCTGCAATAAAGAATTTTGGATGAATTCCTATACAAGGGTTGGACATGATCCTCAGCCCTACTGCTGAATGCACTACCCACTCTCTCATTCATAGCTTCTAGGTGAGGCACTTAAATGTGATCTGCTACACCCTGTGCAAGACAAGCTTCAGTAGAAGTGATCTAACCAGGTGAAATCTTAGAACAAGTGTTTTATGGTTGCTCTGATTCTAAGCAGATGTGCTCAAACAAAGTGAGTAACACTTCTAAAGCCCATGTCCAAAGTGCATCAATTTGGACTGGTGGGTGGATAAGAGGCAGTAACCTGCtaaagggtactgtagcaggaatTACTTGAGTCAAAGACCTTCAAACTGCCACCTAGCACTACCTGTTGCACCGTATGTTCATACTAGTACCAGTTGAGAGCACTATAAAACCAGCTGAAACTGGACATCTTTTCCCAGTGCATTTTATTGCATAGTAGTATTGAGCCAGTTTTACTTTTGTGCATTTTGCAGAAGGCCATACACTGAAAAGCCTCAGTCAGGCAAAAGGATACAGGTAGTTAAGTGATTTGCTTTGATACCTACCATTTGAacacttcaaaataaaaatggtctTTCACTTAATCATGTACCAAACCCACAAACATCAGCTGTGCATATTCTAGCTATAGTGCTTTCAAAGTGTCACTTCAAAATGGAACACATGACTCCAACAGAAGACATGCCACAACCCCTCTGATGAAAATGCAGCTCTTGTTACAGTGAGCCACCCTCATGAAACAACAAGCAATAAACTTTTATACATTAAAACACAGTGACTATTACCAGAGACTCATTCCATAAAGAACACTAGCTCAAAGTGTTGAAATGTTCTTTATTTACAAAGTTTGAAACAGACCACAATCTGGAGTTCAAAGAGGGAAGGAAGAGTTAAGATCCACTGTTCATTAAGGCTTAAATCATTCCCTTTTTCCTGGACAACATTCCATGTCACCACTGTGCAATATTAAGAATATTGTAACCCTGGTGAGGACAGTGGTGATAGACTAGACAGTGGGTGGAGGTAACAATAGCTGACAAAGCCTTTAGAAACAGTTTATTGAAGTAAAATGCCTGAACAGGCAGAATGTCTATCATGGCCATTccacaatgattttttttttttaaaaaaggaaactaTCAATATTGTCCTTTGTTATGCATCCTCATGTTTTCCATCCAATATCCAGTTATAGCCATTAAGGAACAGAAAGTGGAGATTAACTCCTATTTCCCTAGTTAAATGTTTCCCTTACAGTGGATTATCATGCAAGGACTAAaccccaaaaaaaaggaaaaaaattgtaaaacacTGCCAATGGTTAAAGACAGGTGGCTATGCCTGCACTTGAACTATGCACATCTTTATGCAATCTCTTTAGTATGTACATAAAcaggtttttttattaaaaaaggttCACCTAAAGACAAAAGCTTGCAAGTACTATAAGTGCCTGACCCTGTATCAATATGATTTGGCAATATATACACTGTAAACACAAAGGGCTCAGGAGAGAGAGTCTTCACTCACTGTGAGAAGACAGCCTGAGGTTGTCTTGCTAACAATTCCATCACTGGTTCCATGATTGATCACTGTGCGAAACCAAGGCAGAGAGGTGATGAAGATGAGAAATTCACAGCAATTGCAAAAGTCCTGTGGCTCATCTGCACCATTTTtgttcttgggggggggggggggggggggtatgtgAGGTGGATACAAAACtgcattaatgaatgaatacatattCACTTTAATACTTGACTGTAGTAAAGATTCACACCCCATCTGCATTCTGTAActcaaaatcaattttaaagCATTGTTAGAttctcatttaaatacattaagtAATGCtagaagaaacaaaacaaaagcagtacCCAAACTTCTTTGTCTTGCAAGGCTAAAGTGCTGACAGCCTCAGAGGACTGGAGGAAGGCTTGAGATGGCAAGATGGGGCTTGATGCCCAGAAAAACATGTGATGGAGGTCCAGCAATTCCTCATTAGTGTCAGCAACCTGGCCATCTCACTGCAATGTGCACACACtccacacatacagacacacaccagcacacaaGTCCTCACAAATAAAAGCACACTGGTTCATGAAGAATCTTCCTCGCCGTCTCTGGCTTTTTTGTACACTGGCATGTTATGGAAGGTGGGGACCCAGCGGTTGTCATGAAGGCCAACATTACAGCCAGGAGTGTCCTTCTGGGAACCATGGCAACACATCCAATACCCTGGCCCATATGGCAGAGCCTGGCAGTAGGGCTTGTGGTGCCAGCGGCAGAGGGAAACATCACCCTGGCCATAGCGCTTCTTGCACTGCTTGCAGGGGTCATCCTTGTAGCGGGGGTCTGAGACCCAGCGAGAGTCAGCAGGCCGCACACCGTAACTCTCAATGATGAACTTGAAATAATGGCAGGTGCACTTGAGAGCAGCCAGTGTTTTGGTGGGCAGGAGGCCAAAGATTTTCACCATGATGTGGTGGGGTAGAAAGGCCATATACTGCTGTGGCTCCAGAAGGAGCTGGATCTTGAAACGCATCTCAAGGAACTCATGGGAGACCATGCGGCGAAGCGGAAACTGGGAGCGCTCAGTGTCAGCAACATCCTTGTCCTGCGCAGCATCTACCTTCTCTTTGTTCCACTTATCAGTCAACACTAAAGAGTAAGACTGAAGGCCATCTTCCTCTTGGTTGCAGGGGGATTCTGGTGGCTTTGTGTTCTTTACCTGGAGAGGACTTCCTATGGCAGAAGGAAGAGTGTGCTGCTCCTTCACACATAATTGCTGTGAGAAGAACAAGCTGCCTGGGAGCGGTTCCTGACGATTGACAACGCAAGGCTCGCTCCCTACCCTCACCTCTTCCTGCTCAAGCTCCACATTCCGCTCATCCTTTGGGGGACACATAGGCTCTGTGCTAAACTTTCCATCCTGTGCCAGGTTAAGCACCTTACAGCCCTGGACCTTGCAGGAGAACATGGTCTCTGCAGCATTGAAAGGAACACCATGCCCAAAGTCCTTCCCTCCATCTGCAATTGTTGCCTCAGAAGGGATTTGAGAGCTAGTAGCTTCTGCACAGCCTTTTGAACCTTCACCCAGTTCATGCAGAGGTTCTGGCTGACCCTGTGCAGATGCTAtgcaggctccggttcctgcCAGCAGTACCCGACCCACACTCCTGCGCAGGCTGTTGTTGCGTGACAAGCTTCCAGCTTCTTTTTCACACTGCTGCTTCAGGCATTCGGAATCCAGCTTAGCCACCATGTCCAGTACCCGCACGCACTCGCCCTCCTCTATCCTGTCTTCCAAAGGAGGGAGTCTTCCTGGTTGGTCAGCCAGTGATGACCCCACCTTTGGTAAAGCACTGCGTAGGGGGCATGGTTTAGAAAAGTCCACCTGCTGGTCACATGCCATCTGTTCAAAATTTGCCACTATTTCTACCACTGAAAGAGTCCTGCCACCCTCTGATCCATCAACCTCAACTTCTCTGCAATGCCGTTCCTCAGACTGGACAGCTGGAGGAGCCATCATTTCACCAAAGCACAGCCGCTCAATTGCACTCTCGCGCCACATTTTTTGGTGCTCTGGCCTCTGTTGCctgtctggatttgaagaccaTTTCCGGCGTTTAGCAATGGACCCTTCCACCTCCCAGCAACTTTTGATCTTCATGGACACTGCCCGAACACCAAGGTTCCTGCCCACAGTCCTGGTGAGGTCTCCAGCAGTATCACCAGTATGAGCACACTGTGCAGCAAAAATTgctattttttcctttgtgttgccaggtttgatGACAGCCCAGATGTCCAAAGGCCCCTCGCCATCATGCCCTGAGTAGATTCGCATGTCACTTTCTGACACAGTAGAAAGCAGTAGTAAAGAATTGAAGACCTTGACAGAGGATGCCTTACCATTCCAGACCCTAGTTTCACATGATGACTCTGTAGGCACCTTGGTGACTGATGGGATGGCACTGCTGCTGCAAAGGGTGTTGGTGGAGATGATCCCAAAGGGGTGTCGGGCAATTTTGGTGTTACCGAGTGTGGTTCCCAGGGAAGCATGCTCTGTCCTGAACGGCCCTTTTTGGCTATGAAGGCCTCTTGTGTTCTCATGGCTTGACTCCAGTTGAAGTTCCTTCTTTTGGGACTTTGGATATGACGACTTTAAGTGCATGTTAGCAATCCTAAGTTAAaaagagaggggggaggggaattaCCTTAAATACATTTGAATAGTACAAAACCTCCATACATGCAGAAAGACCACAGGAGTTTGAAATTAGTTGCTGCAGCCTCTCACAAAACATATGGACAAGCTACATATACAACTTCTTGCCATGGCTTTCCCTGTCATCTTGCTGCAATTCTACACTTAGCCTGTCAAGTGTAAATGCATAAAGCTGAGAAACCTTCCCTTTGCCAGTCTGTCTCAAGACTTCATGAGACAAAGTGGCAATATGAAAGTGCTGCACTTCCCATTTTTTCTCTATATAAAAGGGCAAGTTCTGCACAGTTCATAATCCAATAGTGAAACTGTGAtcctgcattttacatttacttgcttagcagatgcttttctccaaagcaacttacaatggatactatttagtgtcactagcccacacacgcaccttattcaccgtggtgacctacactgctagatacactgcttacaatgggtcactcatccatacagtggAACactctgtatcactcacacacactataggggaacctgaacagcatgtctttgcactgtgggaggaaaccagaacacctagaggaaacccatgcagacacgaggagaacatgcaaactccacacagaatgagcagggatcgaacgcatgttctcttgcaccacccaggcgttgggagacagcagcgctactcgctgtgccaccgtgctgcccatttTACACTCACCCAGTTTTAGTAGAACAAGGCATGACTTCCAGGCAAACTCCATTCTTAGTGCAGTCTTTCTTGGATCCCTTAGGAGCAGTAATACATGTTGAATGTGGAACCATTGAGCAAATCAGCAAAATTGCTCATTTAGTAAGAGGATAATTTGTGCTAGAAAGGAGCATTTTGCTCAAATGCTCTAGATGCACCAAATTTAACACTAGTTTAGTGGTACTACTAATTTAAGTAGTAGTTTCAGTAATTCTATTTTCCTTGAATGAAACGGGAAGCTTAAACTATATTTTTGGTGATGGAAGAAATTAAGTTCTCCATTTGTAAACAGACCTATATAGCATACAAGTTACTTCCATTACCCCAAGTTTACATTCTCTTTTAG encodes the following:
- the atg14 gene encoding beclin 1-associated autophagy-related key regulator yields the protein MASPVGGKLRTAASAREATLGEAPGPRPGPRPLLASRPPPVPSPFRGEPSPRSVMAEAVDDAEGLYVAVERCPLCNTARRRLTCARCIRAGDFVYFDGRNTERYVEKLDRLQKLKEEKEALQQRVIKLMDKKVRTDQLKWKIMSCKMKIEQLKEAVCCGREEVKSGKDLLLRSHEECQRLQRRASRHQEKRDKIERHNRRLSELLDKKVKELQGCLEQLAEIRRGHILELTAYIFPTQEEKQGTRDPADVVAECDPALTSSTVSELAEARRTTYLSGRWIWDDQNGETSISITGPRVTLPSNGDCSAYYSWVEEKKTSQEPELDHINPAHTISAALCYATQLINILSHILNVSLPKKLCNSEFCGESLSRYRFTQALNKLNTNILHLCFSQHVKSELLHPHHTLRNIMFLVSPENKDLGRTGPFEVSADLEESMEFVEPEVSGQAEESGDEVVTDDETDLGTDWETVPSPRFCEIPSQSMDLSQSTGMQASQPVSGTGGMISSAAASVSSWFRTYTGQR